The following proteins are encoded in a genomic region of Aquifex aeolicus VF5:
- the cysM gene encoding cysteine synthase B, which translates to MWVLGEHDEPYRKARETILKLVGNTPLVRVKKCLPEDIPEDVEIWAKLESFNPGGSVKDRPALSMFLDALKRGLIKEGKVVIDATSGNTGIALAMVGAALGVPVELAMPANVSEERKKIIKAFGAKLYLTDPLEGTDGAILFVRELVQKYPEKYVYLDQYNNPANWKAHFYSTGIEIWNQTKGRITHFVAGIGTGGTIMGTGRRLKIYNPNIQVIGVQPAYPFHGIEGLKHIESSIKPGIFDETFLDRTIFVETEDAYYWARELAKKDAIFVGQSSGAALWACIQLARELAKKGEKGVIVTVFPDGGEKYLTTALFSDKD; encoded by the coding sequence ATGTGGGTTTTGGGTGAACACGACGAGCCTTACAGAAAAGCGCGTGAAACAATACTAAAACTCGTAGGAAACACACCCCTCGTAAGAGTAAAAAAGTGTCTTCCAGAAGATATACCCGAGGACGTAGAAATCTGGGCAAAGTTAGAGAGTTTCAATCCCGGCGGTTCGGTAAAGGACAGACCTGCTCTCAGTATGTTTCTGGACGCCTTAAAAAGGGGGCTTATTAAAGAGGGAAAAGTTGTAATAGACGCAACTTCCGGAAATACGGGAATAGCCCTCGCCATGGTTGGTGCAGCTCTCGGCGTTCCCGTGGAACTTGCCATGCCAGCAAACGTAAGTGAAGAGAGGAAGAAGATAATAAAAGCCTTCGGAGCGAAACTTTACCTTACCGATCCCCTTGAGGGTACCGATGGAGCTATCCTCTTTGTAAGGGAACTTGTTCAGAAGTACCCTGAAAAGTACGTGTACCTCGACCAATACAACAATCCAGCAAACTGGAAAGCTCACTTTTACTCTACCGGTATAGAGATATGGAATCAAACTAAGGGGAGGATAACTCACTTCGTCGCAGGGATAGGAACAGGCGGAACGATAATGGGAACGGGAAGGAGACTAAAGATTTACAACCCGAATATTCAAGTAATAGGAGTCCAGCCTGCGTATCCTTTTCACGGAATAGAAGGTTTAAAACACATAGAGAGTTCAATAAAGCCGGGAATATTTGACGAGACCTTTCTGGACAGGACTATCTTCGTAGAGACGGAAGACGCCTACTACTGGGCAAGGGAGCTTGCAAAAAAGGACGCTATATTCGTAGGACAGTCATCGGGAGCGGCTCTCTGGGCATGCATTCAACTCGCAAGGGAACTTGCGAAAAAAGGTGAAAAGGGCGTAATAGTTACCGTTTTTCCGGACGGAGGGGAGAAGTACCTCACCACGGCTCTTTTCTCTGACAAGGATTAA
- a CDS encoding 2-amino-3,7-dideoxy-D-threo-hept-6-ulosonate synthase: MGIGKEIRLERIMNRETRKTIIVPMDHGVSSGPIEGIVNIREAVEKVAEGGANAVVLHKGMVRAGHRGRGRDIGLIVHLSASTDLSPRKNDKVLVCTVEEAIRLGADAVSIHVNIGAEGEREMLKDFGYVSKVCEEWQMPLLAMVYGRGPKIENQYDPKVVAHCARVGAELGADIVKVPYTGDPETFKLAIEGSPIPVVIAGGPKMKSEREVLEMVQGAMQAGAAGLSIGRNIFQAKDPAKMVRAMSLIVHEGKSVEEAFEILK, encoded by the coding sequence ATGGGAATAGGAAAAGAGATAAGACTCGAAAGGATAATGAACAGGGAAACGAGAAAAACGATCATAGTTCCCATGGATCACGGTGTCAGTTCGGGTCCCATAGAGGGAATAGTAAACATAAGGGAAGCCGTTGAAAAGGTAGCTGAAGGCGGTGCAAACGCGGTAGTCCTCCACAAGGGTATGGTCAGAGCGGGACACAGAGGCAGGGGCAGGGATATAGGTTTAATAGTTCACCTCTCCGCATCCACAGATCTGTCGCCCAGAAAGAACGATAAGGTCCTTGTTTGTACCGTAGAAGAGGCTATCAGACTTGGAGCGGATGCCGTTTCCATACACGTGAACATAGGGGCTGAAGGCGAAAGGGAAATGTTAAAAGACTTCGGTTACGTTTCTAAGGTTTGTGAAGAGTGGCAGATGCCATTACTTGCCATGGTGTACGGCAGGGGTCCGAAGATAGAAAACCAGTACGATCCAAAGGTCGTAGCACACTGTGCAAGGGTCGGAGCCGAGCTCGGAGCTGATATAGTAAAGGTTCCATACACGGGAGACCCTGAAACCTTTAAGCTCGCAATTGAAGGCTCTCCCATTCCCGTGGTAATCGCAGGCGGACCGAAGATGAAGTCCGAAAGGGAAGTCCTTGAGATGGTGCAGGGGGCTATGCAGGCAGGAGCCGCAGGTCTCTCCATAGGAAGGAACATATTCCAGGCAAAAGACCCTGCAAAGATGGTAAGGGCTATGTCCCTTATCGTCCACGAAGGAAAAAGTGTTGAGGAAGCTTTCGAAATTCTCAAATAA
- a CDS encoding tetratricopeptide repeat protein has protein sequence MGIIKLLFGFLFLIFAVAFTYYNLHMTEVKFYNFSLKLPMFIFFFLSVGIGFSIPTAYFLLREKALKKREEKILQLLNFFWRDYLGKAFDLLRKFLLIEEFMPFYIRTKKEFGESLDVQLDLYNKGIAETALAELTFRKDLDEARILLENALGKNQKNQRARKMLRSIYMVLEDYDKAEELQRQILKEIEKERKVEEQRVLASILAEKYSRENEEVILKELWSLPVSKTSGALLSSMVNGGEVFEAAFNLGILPEVIKIMEERNLLQPELLNLIENNYRSAVPDYVLYYVYLKLNMKEKLKELNVTLPELKLVKDKSPELLELVDIWECEECGKEYNKYTSVCRNCLGVNTLKIKRVEEYDNRPL, from the coding sequence ATGGGGATAATAAAACTTCTCTTCGGATTCCTGTTCCTGATCTTCGCGGTAGCCTTCACTTACTACAACCTTCACATGACGGAAGTAAAGTTCTACAATTTCTCCCTCAAACTTCCCATGTTTATATTCTTTTTCCTAAGTGTTGGCATAGGGTTCTCCATACCTACAGCTTACTTTTTACTCCGTGAAAAGGCTCTGAAGAAGAGAGAAGAAAAGATTCTCCAGCTCCTTAATTTCTTCTGGAGGGATTACTTAGGGAAAGCCTTTGACCTATTGAGGAAGTTTCTCCTTATTGAAGAATTCATGCCCTTTTACATAAGGACGAAAAAGGAATTCGGTGAAAGTCTGGACGTTCAACTCGACCTCTACAACAAGGGTATAGCGGAGACCGCTCTCGCGGAACTCACCTTCAGGAAGGATCTGGACGAGGCGAGAATTTTACTCGAAAACGCCCTCGGTAAGAACCAGAAAAACCAGAGGGCAAGGAAAATGCTGAGAAGCATCTACATGGTTCTGGAGGACTACGACAAGGCGGAGGAACTCCAGAGACAGATCCTGAAGGAAATCGAAAAAGAAAGAAAAGTTGAGGAACAAAGGGTTCTCGCTTCTATATTGGCTGAAAAGTACTCCAGAGAAAATGAAGAAGTTATTCTGAAAGAACTCTGGAGCCTCCCCGTATCCAAGACTTCGGGAGCTCTACTTTCAAGCATGGTAAACGGCGGTGAGGTTTTTGAAGCTGCCTTTAACCTTGGAATACTTCCCGAAGTTATAAAGATCATGGAGGAGAGAAATCTTCTCCAGCCCGAGCTCCTTAACTTAATTGAAAACAACTACAGGAGTGCCGTTCCCGACTACGTTCTTTATTACGTTTACTTAAAACTCAACATGAAGGAGAAACTAAAGGAATTGAACGTAACGCTTCCAGAGCTCAAACTCGTTAAAGACAAGTCTCCCGAACTTCTTGAACTTGTTGATATCTGGGAGTGTGAAGAGTGCGGAAAAGAGTACAATAAATACACGAGCGTTTGCAGGAATTGTTTGGGGGTGAATACCTTAAAAATTAAGAGGGTGGAGGAATATGATAATAGACCACTTTAA
- the gltB gene encoding glutamate synthase large subunit codes for MWQEYDSCGVGFVCDIYGRKSHDILKKGIQAVKNLTHRGAIGGDGKTGDGAGILTEIPVKFFMKEFKKLGYEVSSPENLAVGMFFLYEPVEDKVEEAFISEGIKVIGWREVPVNTDAVGKVALKVMPQIKQLFLDMKNIPEEERELRLFFARRKIEKKYEDKVYIPSLSTRTIVYKGMLVAPQLDNFYQDLLDEDYETSFVLFHQRYSTNTLPNWRLAQPLRYLAHNGEINTIQGNRNWMLTLQHELEHEILKGREDLIKPLVSHEESDSASLDRVFELLCLVGYKPEHAMYMLIPPAWEAIPDLPEEVRAFLEYESLLMKPWDGPAAIAFTDGKVIGAHLDRNGLRPARYVITEEGFMVLGSEVGMVDLDDQRVKEKGRLGPGDTILIELGKGVIKKSEEILKELANSKPYKEWLDKHLLRLSEIENDYKLEKPKEDPDRIRKLVAFGWSEEEIKNPIKYMAETGNEMTWAMGDDTPLPPLSEKPQLLYRYFKQRFAQVTNPPIDPIRERAVMSLRMNLGYKRNFLKETEEHAKRLQIDSPILLDYQLKAIENQKEFKVVRIPIAYPKERSYNIVELQDMAGERRISELIMDALYEEIPINDMRLGIETLQRRVEEAVREGADIIILSDRYISKYRVAIPALLALSACVKHLAKQGLAHKVSFIVETGEARDSHQIACLIGYGASAVYPYLAYEVIYELCEKGEIELPYEEAVFKYKEALEKGLLKIMSKMGISTLNSYQGAQIFDSVCLNKDFVEEFFTGTPVTLEADGLEEIEASTLARHNAAYEVEEPKLDIGGHMKARKGGEFHAWSPEVVRALHKFLKTKDYKDYKEFSRLANSQHPTFIRHLLTYKKGNPIPIEEVEPVESILRRFVTGGMSLGALSPEAHETIAEACNRLGMKSNSGEGGEDPERYWTIKNSAIKQVASGRFGVTPTYLASAKDLEIKIAQGAKPGEGGQLPGHKVNEYIAKLRHSQPGVTLISPPPHHDIYSIEDLAQLIHDLKQANPFARVCVKLVAERGVGTIAAGVAKAYADVVQISGAEGGTGASPYSSIKNAGNYWEIGLTETQRVLMENHLRDKIRVRVDGGFRTGKDVVIAALMGAEEFGFGTAAMIAEGCVMARICHTNRCPTGVATQDPNYRKKFKGKVENVMAYFKAVAQEVREILAEMGYRSLDEIIGRTDLLEVVRYDEFPGSKRIKVEALLEKYPENEPRRCMVEKNDNPAPNFNDKILEDLLPYIEEGIPVEKEYTIRNVDRTIPTKINYFISLFYGDRGLPEDTIKLTFRGTAGQSFGAFNHRGVSLTLIGDANDYVGKGMYGGRIVIIPDGVKETDKNVIMGNTCLYGATGGELFAAGVAGERFAVRNSGATAVIEGAGLHCCEYMTGGVVVVLGKVGFNLGAGMTGGHAYVLDDELDKKLNYAYVYARRLVGEEEIKELRELIEKHYEYTKSPKAKEILENWEEYVKKFWKVIPLEQCSRDPYGDSDACEVEFLGRK; via the coding sequence ATGTGGCAGGAATACGATAGCTGCGGTGTAGGGTTCGTTTGTGATATATACGGAAGGAAGAGCCACGATATCTTAAAAAAAGGTATCCAGGCGGTTAAGAACTTAACTCACAGGGGTGCTATCGGAGGGGATGGAAAAACCGGAGACGGAGCGGGAATACTCACTGAAATCCCGGTAAAGTTCTTTATGAAAGAGTTTAAAAAGCTAGGGTACGAAGTTTCTTCTCCCGAAAACCTCGCGGTGGGAATGTTCTTCTTATACGAGCCAGTTGAAGACAAGGTAGAGGAAGCCTTCATAAGTGAAGGAATAAAGGTAATAGGCTGGAGGGAAGTTCCCGTAAACACGGACGCGGTCGGAAAGGTAGCCCTCAAGGTAATGCCTCAAATCAAACAGCTATTTCTCGATATGAAGAACATCCCCGAAGAGGAAAGGGAATTAAGACTCTTCTTCGCAAGGAGGAAAATAGAGAAGAAGTACGAGGATAAGGTATACATCCCCTCCCTTTCTACGAGAACTATCGTTTACAAGGGAATGCTCGTAGCTCCCCAGCTTGATAACTTTTACCAGGACCTCTTAGATGAAGACTACGAGACTTCCTTTGTTCTCTTTCACCAGAGGTACTCAACAAACACCCTTCCCAACTGGAGACTTGCCCAGCCCCTGAGGTACCTCGCACACAACGGTGAAATAAACACTATACAGGGCAACAGGAACTGGATGCTCACACTCCAGCACGAGCTTGAACACGAAATTCTAAAGGGAAGAGAAGACTTAATAAAGCCTTTAGTTTCCCACGAAGAGAGCGACTCCGCCTCTTTAGATAGAGTTTTTGAACTCCTCTGCCTCGTGGGCTACAAACCCGAACATGCCATGTACATGCTAATTCCCCCCGCGTGGGAGGCCATTCCCGACCTTCCAGAAGAGGTCAGGGCTTTCCTCGAGTACGAGTCCTTACTTATGAAGCCCTGGGACGGTCCCGCGGCGATAGCCTTCACGGACGGTAAAGTAATAGGTGCACACCTCGACAGGAACGGTCTCAGACCCGCAAGGTACGTGATAACTGAAGAGGGTTTTATGGTTCTCGGCTCAGAAGTTGGAATGGTGGACCTCGATGATCAAAGGGTAAAGGAAAAGGGAAGACTCGGCCCTGGAGACACTATTCTCATAGAACTCGGAAAGGGAGTAATTAAGAAATCCGAAGAGATATTAAAGGAACTCGCAAATTCAAAACCCTACAAGGAGTGGCTTGACAAACATCTCCTCAGATTATCCGAAATAGAAAACGATTACAAACTTGAAAAGCCAAAAGAAGATCCTGACAGAATAAGAAAGCTCGTAGCCTTTGGCTGGAGCGAGGAGGAGATAAAGAACCCTATCAAATACATGGCTGAAACCGGAAATGAAATGACCTGGGCTATGGGTGACGACACGCCCCTGCCACCCCTCTCCGAAAAGCCCCAGCTCCTCTACAGGTACTTCAAACAGAGGTTTGCACAGGTTACAAACCCCCCCATAGACCCCATAAGAGAAAGGGCGGTAATGTCCCTCCGTATGAACCTCGGCTACAAGAGGAACTTTCTCAAAGAAACGGAAGAGCACGCAAAGAGGCTTCAGATAGACTCTCCTATACTCCTTGACTACCAGTTAAAAGCAATAGAAAACCAGAAGGAGTTTAAAGTCGTAAGGATACCCATAGCCTACCCGAAAGAGAGGAGTTACAACATAGTTGAACTTCAGGACATGGCGGGAGAGAGGAGGATATCCGAACTCATAATGGACGCCCTCTACGAGGAAATTCCCATAAATGACATGAGACTCGGTATAGAAACGCTTCAAAGGAGGGTGGAAGAAGCAGTAAGGGAAGGGGCGGACATAATAATCCTCTCCGACAGGTATATAAGCAAGTACAGGGTTGCCATTCCCGCACTCCTTGCACTTTCTGCGTGTGTGAAGCACCTCGCAAAACAGGGACTCGCTCATAAGGTGTCCTTTATAGTTGAGACAGGTGAGGCAAGGGACAGCCACCAGATAGCCTGCCTTATAGGTTACGGAGCGAGTGCGGTTTATCCTTATCTTGCTTACGAGGTGATTTACGAACTCTGCGAAAAGGGAGAGATAGAACTTCCATATGAAGAAGCGGTATTCAAATACAAGGAAGCACTGGAAAAGGGACTTCTCAAGATAATGTCCAAGATGGGAATATCCACCCTCAACTCTTATCAGGGTGCTCAAATATTTGACAGCGTATGCCTCAATAAGGACTTTGTTGAAGAGTTCTTCACCGGAACTCCTGTAACCTTGGAAGCGGACGGACTGGAGGAGATAGAAGCCTCAACCCTTGCAAGGCACAACGCGGCATACGAAGTGGAAGAGCCAAAGCTTGACATCGGCGGACACATGAAGGCGAGAAAGGGCGGAGAGTTCCACGCCTGGTCCCCCGAAGTTGTTCGTGCCCTTCACAAGTTCCTGAAGACTAAGGACTATAAGGATTACAAGGAATTTTCCAGACTCGCAAACTCTCAGCACCCCACCTTCATAAGACACCTCCTTACCTACAAGAAAGGAAATCCCATACCCATAGAGGAAGTTGAACCAGTTGAAAGTATCCTCAGGCGTTTCGTGACTGGCGGTATGTCCCTGGGAGCTCTCTCCCCCGAAGCCCACGAGACTATAGCGGAAGCCTGCAACAGGCTCGGAATGAAGTCAAATTCCGGAGAGGGAGGGGAGGACCCGGAAAGATACTGGACAATAAAGAATTCAGCAATAAAGCAAGTTGCGAGCGGAAGGTTCGGAGTAACACCAACCTACCTCGCTTCCGCAAAGGACCTTGAAATCAAGATAGCCCAAGGTGCAAAGCCCGGAGAAGGCGGACAGCTTCCGGGACATAAGGTAAACGAGTACATAGCGAAACTCAGACACTCCCAGCCCGGAGTTACCCTGATATCACCACCACCTCACCACGACATATACTCCATAGAGGATTTAGCTCAGCTCATTCACGACCTCAAGCAGGCTAACCCCTTTGCTAGAGTGTGCGTGAAACTCGTTGCTGAAAGGGGGGTTGGAACGATAGCCGCGGGAGTTGCAAAGGCTTACGCGGACGTAGTTCAAATAAGCGGTGCGGAAGGCGGCACGGGAGCCTCTCCTTACTCGTCTATTAAGAACGCGGGTAATTACTGGGAAATCGGACTAACTGAAACCCAGAGAGTTTTAATGGAAAACCACCTGAGGGACAAGATAAGGGTAAGGGTGGACGGCGGCTTCAGAACCGGAAAAGACGTCGTAATAGCAGCACTCATGGGAGCTGAGGAGTTTGGTTTTGGAACAGCGGCTATGATAGCGGAAGGTTGCGTAATGGCAAGGATTTGCCACACGAACAGGTGTCCCACCGGAGTGGCAACTCAGGACCCCAACTACAGGAAAAAGTTTAAGGGCAAAGTTGAAAACGTTATGGCTTACTTCAAAGCAGTGGCACAGGAAGTGAGAGAAATCCTAGCGGAAATGGGATACAGAAGCCTTGACGAAATAATCGGAAGAACGGACCTCCTTGAAGTAGTAAGGTATGACGAGTTCCCCGGTTCCAAGAGGATAAAAGTCGAAGCTCTCCTTGAAAAGTATCCCGAAAACGAACCCAGAAGGTGCATGGTGGAGAAAAACGACAATCCCGCTCCAAACTTCAACGACAAGATACTTGAGGATCTTCTCCCTTACATAGAAGAAGGAATTCCCGTGGAAAAGGAGTACACCATAAGGAACGTGGACAGAACGATACCTACGAAGATAAACTACTTCATCTCCCTCTTCTACGGAGATAGGGGACTACCGGAGGACACTATAAAACTCACCTTCAGGGGAACCGCAGGACAGAGCTTCGGAGCCTTCAACCACAGGGGTGTGAGCCTTACGCTTATCGGAGACGCAAACGACTACGTAGGAAAAGGAATGTACGGCGGGAGGATTGTGATAATTCCCGACGGCGTAAAAGAAACGGATAAAAACGTTATTATGGGCAATACATGCCTTTACGGAGCCACGGGAGGAGAACTATTCGCTGCAGGTGTTGCGGGTGAGAGGTTCGCGGTAAGAAATAGCGGTGCAACGGCGGTAATAGAGGGTGCGGGTCTTCACTGCTGTGAATACATGACGGGAGGTGTTGTAGTAGTTCTCGGAAAAGTGGGCTTTAACCTCGGAGCGGGAATGACCGGCGGACACGCCTACGTCCTTGACGATGAACTCGATAAAAAGCTCAACTACGCCTATGTTTACGCAAGAAGATTGGTGGGAGAAGAAGAAATTAAGGAGCTCAGAGAGTTAATTGAAAAACACTACGAGTACACAAAGAGCCCGAAGGCTAAGGAAATTCTGGAAAACTGGGAAGAATACGTGAAGAAGTTCTGGAAGGTCATTCCCTTGGAGCAGTGTTCCAGAGACCCCTACGGTGATTCCGACGCTTGCGAAGTAGAGTTCCTCGGAAGGAAATAA
- a CDS encoding enoyl-ACP reductase FabI, with amino-acid sequence MGLLEGKRALITGVANERSIAYGIAKSFHREGAQLAFTYATPKLEKRVREIAKGFGSDLVVKCDVSLDEDIKNLKKFLEENWGSLDIIVHSIAYAPKEEFKGGVIDTSREGFKIAMDISVYSLIALTRELLPLMEGRNGAIVTLSYYGAEKVVPHYNVMGIAKAALESTVRYLAYDIAKHGHRINAISAGPVKTLAAYSITGFHLLMEHTTKVNPFGKPITIEDVGDTAVFLCSDWARAITGEVVHVDNGYHIMGVFGREEEIKKEVYGD; translated from the coding sequence ATGGGACTGCTTGAAGGAAAAAGGGCTTTAATAACCGGGGTTGCGAACGAAAGAAGCATAGCCTACGGTATAGCGAAATCCTTTCACAGGGAAGGAGCACAGCTCGCCTTTACTTACGCTACCCCAAAGCTCGAAAAGAGGGTAAGGGAAATAGCTAAAGGATTCGGAAGCGATTTAGTAGTAAAGTGTGACGTTTCACTCGACGAAGACATTAAAAATCTGAAAAAGTTCTTGGAGGAAAACTGGGGAAGTTTAGACATAATAGTGCACTCTATAGCTTACGCCCCTAAAGAAGAATTCAAAGGAGGAGTGATAGACACCTCAAGGGAAGGTTTCAAGATAGCGATGGACATCTCGGTTTACTCTCTGATTGCCCTCACGAGGGAACTCCTTCCCCTTATGGAAGGTAGGAACGGAGCTATAGTTACACTCTCTTACTACGGGGCTGAAAAGGTAGTTCCCCACTACAACGTTATGGGAATAGCAAAAGCCGCCCTTGAAAGCACCGTGAGGTACCTCGCCTATGACATAGCAAAGCACGGTCACAGGATAAACGCAATATCCGCGGGACCTGTGAAAACACTTGCCGCTTACAGTATTACGGGTTTTCACCTCCTAATGGAACACACCACTAAGGTAAATCCCTTCGGAAAACCTATAACTATTGAAGACGTGGGAGATACGGCGGTTTTCCTGTGTAGTGATTGGGCAAGGGCTATAACGGGAGAAGTCGTTCACGTGGACAACGGATACCACATAATGGGCGTTTTTGGAAGAGAAGAGGAGATCAAAAAGGAAGTTTACGGAGATTGA
- a CDS encoding GTP-binding protein yields the protein MIIDHFKKTVKFKIVYHGPALAGKTTNVSQIAKLKGEDILSFNTKEERTLVFDMTKEERNVGDFKASFLIYTVPGQHIYSDIRKMVMRGVDGVVFVVDSSEGRLKENKEFIEVLSEDLKLYGKEIESTPILLQYNKRDLPQALPVEVLQKELNPFNFPYTEAVALEGKGVQETLEEIINLVLENFGRLIK from the coding sequence ATGATAATAGACCACTTTAAAAAGACCGTTAAGTTCAAGATCGTTTACCACGGGCCCGCCCTCGCGGGCAAAACCACAAACGTCTCCCAGATAGCCAAGCTAAAGGGGGAGGACATCCTATCTTTTAACACGAAAGAGGAGAGAACCCTTGTTTTCGACATGACAAAGGAAGAGAGGAATGTCGGAGATTTTAAAGCTTCCTTCCTCATATACACAGTTCCCGGACAGCACATCTACTCGGACATAAGGAAGATGGTAATGAGGGGCGTCGACGGTGTAGTTTTCGTAGTGGACTCTTCTGAAGGAAGACTGAAAGAAAATAAAGAGTTCATAGAAGTTTTGAGCGAAGATCTGAAACTCTACGGAAAGGAAATTGAAAGTACCCCAATTTTGCTCCAGTACAACAAGAGGGATCTTCCCCAAGCTCTGCCCGTTGAAGTTCTTCAGAAGGAGTTAAATCCTTTTAATTTTCCTTATACCGAAGCTGTAGCCTTGGAAGGCAAGGGCGTACAGGAGACCCTTGAAGAGATTATAAACCTAGTACTGGAGAACTTCGGGAGATTAATCAAATGA
- a CDS encoding ABC transporter ATP-binding protein, translating into MNNYRWLYNLSKPYILLFLLSLLGSLIQSSGATALALLVKQVVDNVLILKNQEELLKYVLLLFSSALIIQVGFFISSFTLSYISEKVIYSLRNEIYEKLLYAPINYVLYTPSGELISRIVSDLEQLRQVFADYIPKLLREPLVVLALFGVLLYRDLFLTLLILLLFPVMALFTKYFSEKKKKHLSRQREKVALLTSILSETLRGFENIKLFLAENRFIKDFKELSFRIFRSSVKINLYVVGNTVINYTFGYAVVSLILFAGGYRIVKGDITTGDFISFLTALFMIQKPLMETQKAIMNLRGSAPIFERIRNLLNVPEEKDGSEEFEGLKERIEFRDVSVKINRKEILKNVNLSVYRGSKVGIKGHTGSGKSTFVKLIPRLLEYEGEIFVDHTELREFKLKSLREKIGFLSQEVMVFRGSVRENLLIAKPDATEEEMLKALELAKCDFVLNSPEGLDKFLEEGGKNLSGGEKQRLALARIFLKNPEIVILDEATSALDPKTEEEVIYNLYKFLKEKTIFAVAHRPFIFNFCDVILEFEGGRLKEFSTSKENSIKL; encoded by the coding sequence ATGAATAATTACAGATGGCTCTATAACCTATCTAAACCTTACATTCTCTTATTCTTACTCTCGCTCCTCGGATCCCTTATTCAGTCCTCTGGAGCCACGGCTTTAGCCCTGCTGGTCAAGCAGGTTGTGGATAACGTATTAATCCTCAAAAATCAGGAAGAGCTTTTAAAGTACGTTCTCCTCTTGTTCTCAAGTGCCCTAATAATACAGGTGGGCTTCTTTATCTCCTCCTTTACGCTATCTTACATATCCGAAAAGGTAATATACTCCCTCAGAAACGAGATTTACGAAAAGCTCCTGTACGCACCCATAAACTACGTTCTCTACACGCCTTCGGGGGAGCTCATAAGCAGGATAGTGAGTGACTTAGAACAGTTAAGGCAGGTTTTTGCAGATTACATACCGAAGCTACTGAGAGAACCTTTAGTAGTTCTCGCGCTCTTCGGTGTCCTCCTCTACAGGGACCTATTCCTCACCCTTTTAATCCTCCTCTTATTTCCCGTAATGGCTCTATTTACTAAGTACTTTTCTGAGAAAAAGAAGAAACACCTCTCAAGACAGAGGGAAAAGGTTGCACTCCTGACAAGTATACTCTCGGAAACCTTGAGAGGATTTGAGAACATAAAACTCTTCCTTGCGGAAAATAGATTTATAAAGGACTTCAAAGAACTGTCTTTCAGGATTTTCAGATCCTCTGTGAAGATAAACCTTTATGTGGTGGGAAATACGGTCATTAATTACACCTTTGGTTACGCCGTAGTTTCCTTGATCCTCTTTGCTGGCGGTTACAGAATAGTAAAGGGAGACATAACCACTGGAGACTTTATTTCCTTCCTGACAGCACTCTTTATGATTCAAAAACCCTTAATGGAAACTCAGAAGGCGATAATGAACCTGAGGGGCTCAGCACCTATTTTTGAAAGGATAAGGAATCTCTTGAACGTTCCAGAAGAAAAGGACGGAAGTGAAGAGTTTGAAGGTTTGAAGGAAAGGATTGAGTTCAGAGACGTGAGCGTAAAGATTAACAGAAAGGAAATTCTCAAAAACGTAAATCTTTCAGTTTACAGAGGTTCAAAAGTCGGGATTAAAGGGCACACGGGGAGCGGAAAAAGTACTTTCGTTAAATTAATTCCAAGACTCCTTGAGTACGAAGGGGAGATTTTTGTGGACCACACGGAGCTGAGGGAGTTTAAACTCAAGAGTTTGAGGGAAAAAATAGGATTTTTGAGTCAGGAAGTTATGGTATTTCGCGGAAGCGTCAGGGAGAACCTGCTCATAGCGAAACCAGACGCTACGGAAGAAGAAATGTTAAAGGCTCTAGAGCTTGCAAAGTGTGACTTTGTTCTCAATTCACCTGAAGGGCTTGACAAGTTCTTAGAAGAGGGTGGGAAGAACCTTTCTGGCGGGGAAAAACAGAGGCTTGCCCTTGCGAGGATATTCCTCAAAAACCCGGAGATAGTTATCTTGGACGAGGCTACATCCGCATTGGACCCGAAAACGGAAGAAGAAGTTATATACAACCTTTATAAATTTTTAAAAGAGAAAACAATTTTCGCGGTTGCACACAGGCCCTTTATTTTTAACTTCTGCGACGTGATACTTGAGTTTGAAGGGGGGAGACTTAAAGAGTTTTCCACTTCTAAAGAAAATTCTATTAAATTATAA